A window of Mycobacteriales bacterium genomic DNA:
GTGAGCACGACCTCGCCGGCCAGATCGGTCGCCCGTGAGCAGCGGACCGGCTCGCCGTTGCACCGCGCCCCGCGACCGCGCGCCGCGCTGAAGATTTCGCGCCGGTCGGGGTCGGCGACCACCGCGACGACCGGCCCGGACGGGTCGGCGAGGGCCAGGCTGAACGACGTCCACGGCAACCCGTGCGCGTAGTTCGTTGTGCCGTCGACCGGGTCGACGTACCAGACCTCGCCGGCGGCGGACGGAGCGCTCGCGCCGAGTTCCTCACCGACGATCTGGTGTCCAGGCCAGCGGGCCGAGATCTCGGCACGTACGTGGGTCTCGACCTCGCGGTCGGTTTCGGTGACCAGGTCGGCCGGCCCCGTCTTGGTCGTCACCTGCGTCGGCCGGTGCGCGCTGATCCGGTCGATCGCCCACCCGCCGAGCTCTTCGGCGAAGGCGAGCAACCGATCGACGTCGGTGTCCGTCAGCACGTGCTACCTGCTTCCTCGGTCCTCTTCGGTCGGGCGATCAGGTGCAGAGGGCGATCGTTCCGCCGTCGTGGGTGTCCAACCGGTGCGGGCCCGCGGTGGCGCCGACACTGAACCGGTCGCCGTGCACCGGGCGCCGCCGACCGTCGGGGCCGACGAGCAGCGTGCCGTCCGCGCCCAGCGCGATCAGCTCGTCGCCGACGCGCAGCAGCACCGGCGCCTCCCGACCGGCCGCCACTGCCGTCCGACCGGCCGTCAGCCCGGCCAGCACCGCGTCGACACCGTCGTCCTCGCACAGCACCCAGGTGGTCGGCGAGCCGGGCGAGCGGCCCTGGGCCGGGTCGTGGAAGTCGCTGCCGCCGATGGGTACGACGTCCAGGCCCCATGCCTCCCACCACGCCACCGGACCGCCCCACCGGGTGTCGAGCCAGCTCCAGTGCCAGACCTCGGCGAGCGGCGGCCTCCGGTCCAGCGGCTGACGCCAGGCACAGTCACCGGCGAGCGGATGGTTGATCGACATCAGCGCGCCGCGAGCCGCGGCCGTGTCGACCCACGCCTGTGCCGGCTCGCGGAAGTCGATCCAGCCGACGTCGCCGAAGACGTTG
This region includes:
- a CDS encoding inositol monophosphatase family protein, which encodes MLTDTDVDRLLAFAEELGGWAIDRISAHRPTQVTTKTGPADLVTETDREVETHVRAEISARWPGHQIVGEELGASAPSAAGEVWYVDPVDGTTNYAHGLPWTSFSLALADPSGPVVAVVADPDRREIFSAARGRGARCNGEPVRCSRATDLAGEVVLTEWAGHRPWPGMEQMLATLSAAQVSTRIMGSSALSLAAAAAGRAAGVVLGSFNTWDVLAGVLIAQEAGARLVGRDGGALPAVPDDSVPGLLAAGPAVAEQI
- a CDS encoding CehA/McbA family metallohydrolase produces the protein LEVTLSYDRDAGVLDLGCLDPTGFRGTSGGARDRFVIGTTAATPGYLPGPLPGGTWQVMLGLHRIPAAGLPYEVTARGGAVRIDQPAAPPPTPERPPGRDLPAPAGMRWLAGDLHAHTLHSDGSRTIDELACLAVAAGLDFLAVTDHNTTSHHPHLAAVGARHGITLLPGQEVTTDTGHANVFGDVGWIDFREPAQAWVDTAAARGALMSINHPLAGDCAWRQPLDRRPPLAEVWHWSWLDTRWGGPVAWWEAWGLDVVPIGGSDFHDPAQGRSPGSPTTWVLCEDDGVDAVLAGLTAGRTAVAAGREAPVLLRVGDELIALGADGTLLVGPDGRRRPVHGDRFSVGATAGPHRLDTHDGGTIALCT